Proteins from one Desulfatiglans sp. genomic window:
- a CDS encoding phosphoenolpyruvate synthase → MSHHSHVSTGWESLDNIIDYLHRGDNVVWQVDDIDAYRKMVSYFVNNSILTGEKVVYIRFARHLPLLAPRKNIKVYTLDISGGFESFTSSIHNIVTSEGRDTCYVFDSLSDLLFEWASDMMIVNFFFVTCPYLFELNTIAYFAILRNNHSFKAVAGIRETTQILIDLYSFDRKLCIHPIKVQGRYSSTMFFPHIKERSELVPVINSVEAARLFSHLMIENSVNARRSLDYFDHLFVEAGELIRSDADPLEKEDRVEYLSRLILSRNKRMIALIRKYFTLEDLLFIKERHIGTGFIGGKALGMLLSRKILMKDEDFDWGNMLEPHDSFYIGSDVFYSFIVRNVWWKLFMAHKTPEGYFEKAGELREKILSGTFPDHIRERFELMLEYFGQSPIIVRSSSLLEDAFGSAFAGRYESYFCVNHTSPEKRYEIFEDAIKRIYACTMSEEALYYRMQRGLDKTDEHMAIIVQRVSGAGHNDCFFPELAGVGLSRNPYVWKKDMNPEAGMLRLVMGLGTRAVNRVETDYPRIIAMDDPLTKPLAGMQDLIKFSQHYVDYLDLKENTFKTVLLPELIKKAPDIDIKSIAVNDPGTDNYGKSFPESRWVLTFDSLLTETPLVDTMSRMMKSIEQAYTVPVEIEFTVNHDFSHGMQVNLLQCRPFQTIYNTVNIPLTEKVDPEKVFIRMEGNFMGGNVVLPVTMLIWVEPQNYAASTPAQKYSVARLIGKLNREIIDPRKNPALLVGPGRWGTQTPAMGVPVKFSEINHITALMEISYPAGSMIPDLSFGTHFFHDLTETSIFYGAVYPEKDDVIFRPEMVSGLTNLLSHFRPGDGALSHIVKVYDLKDNNLVIRSNVVSQELVLYWQ, encoded by the coding sequence ATGTCACATCACTCGCACGTAAGTACAGGATGGGAAAGTCTTGACAATATCATAGATTACCTGCACAGGGGCGATAATGTGGTATGGCAGGTGGATGATATAGATGCATACCGCAAAATGGTCTCATATTTTGTGAATAATTCCATTTTAACAGGTGAAAAGGTCGTCTATATCCGCTTTGCAAGGCATCTGCCTCTTCTTGCACCGAGAAAAAATATAAAGGTCTATACGCTGGACATCTCCGGCGGATTTGAATCATTTACCTCATCGATACACAATATCGTTACATCTGAGGGGCGTGATACCTGTTATGTCTTTGATTCCCTTTCTGATCTGCTCTTTGAATGGGCCTCTGACATGATGATCGTCAACTTCTTTTTTGTTACATGCCCCTATCTGTTTGAACTTAATACCATTGCCTATTTTGCCATACTGAGAAATAATCATTCATTCAAGGCGGTTGCCGGTATCAGGGAGACAACCCAGATACTGATCGACCTCTACAGCTTTGACCGCAAGTTATGTATACACCCAATAAAGGTGCAGGGTCGTTATTCATCTACAATGTTTTTCCCTCACATAAAGGAGCGGTCTGAACTTGTTCCTGTTATAAACAGTGTTGAAGCTGCAAGACTCTTTTCTCACCTGATGATAGAAAATTCTGTAAATGCAAGGCGTTCACTGGACTATTTTGATCATCTCTTTGTTGAGGCTGGTGAGCTTATTCGCTCAGACGCTGATCCACTTGAAAAGGAGGACAGGGTAGAATATCTGAGCCGACTGATCCTGAGCAGAAACAAGAGGATGATCGCCCTTATTAGAAAATATTTTACACTTGAAGACCTGCTTTTTATCAAGGAAAGGCATATAGGCACAGGATTTATAGGTGGCAAGGCCCTCGGCATGCTGCTTTCCAGAAAGATACTGATGAAAGATGAAGATTTTGACTGGGGAAACATGCTTGAGCCCCATGACTCCTTTTATATTGGCTCGGATGTATTCTATTCCTTTATTGTGAGGAACGTGTGGTGGAAGCTCTTCATGGCACATAAAACGCCCGAAGGGTATTTTGAAAAGGCGGGGGAACTGAGGGAAAAGATACTCTCTGGAACATTCCCTGACCATATACGCGAGCGTTTTGAGCTTATGCTTGAATATTTCGGGCAATCACCGATAATAGTGCGTTCGAGCAGCCTTCTTGAGGATGCATTCGGCAGCGCCTTTGCCGGGAGATATGAAAGTTATTTCTGTGTAAACCATACCTCACCGGAAAAACGTTATGAAATATTTGAAGATGCAATCAAACGGATCTACGCATGTACAATGAGTGAAGAGGCCCTTTACTACAGGATGCAGCGAGGGCTAGATAAAACAGATGAACATATGGCCATAATAGTCCAAAGGGTTTCAGGGGCAGGGCATAATGACTGTTTTTTCCCGGAGCTAGCAGGTGTTGGCCTCTCACGAAACCCCTATGTATGGAAAAAAGATATGAACCCTGAGGCAGGGATGCTGCGACTTGTGATGGGCCTGGGCACCCGTGCGGTAAACAGGGTTGAGACCGACTATCCGCGGATCATCGCAATGGATGATCCCCTGACAAAACCTCTGGCAGGCATGCAGGATTTAATAAAATTTTCCCAGCATTATGTGGATTATCTGGATCTCAAAGAGAATACATTTAAAACCGTTTTATTACCCGAACTTATTAAAAAGGCCCCTGATATAGATATAAAATCAATAGCTGTAAACGACCCTGGTACAGATAACTATGGCAAGTCTTTTCCAGAAAGCCGATGGGTATTAACCTTTGACTCACTTCTTACAGAGACACCTTTAGTAGATACCATGAGCAGGATGATGAAGAGCATTGAACAGGCATATACTGTGCCTGTAGAGATAGAGTTCACAGTAAACCATGATTTCAGCCATGGCATGCAGGTCAACCTGCTTCAGTGCCGCCCATTTCAGACCATATACAACACAGTGAATATCCCCCTTACGGAAAAAGTTGACCCGGAAAAGGTTTTTATCCGGATGGAGGGAAATTTTATGGGAGGCAACGTGGTTTTGCCTGTAACCATGCTCATCTGGGTGGAACCTCAAAACTATGCAGCATCAACACCTGCCCAAAAGTACAGCGTGGCAAGACTGATCGGAAAACTTAACAGGGAGATAATCGATCCACGAAAAAATCCTGCCCTCCTTGTGGGGCCGGGGAGATGGGGCACCCAGACACCAGCAATGGGGGTGCCTGTGAAATTTTCAGAGATTAACCATATTACAGCCCTTATGGAAATCAGTTATCCGGCAGGCAGTATGATACCGGATCTCTCATTCGGGACGCACTTTTTCCATGATCTTACTGAAACCAGTATTTTTTACGGGGCCGTTTACCCTGAAAAAGATGATGTCATTTTCAGGCCGGAAATGGTTTCAGGGCTCACTAACCTGCTGTCACATTTCCGCCCCGGGGATGGGGCTCTTTCACATATTGTAAAAGTCTACGACTTAAAGGATAATAACCTTGTCATCAGGTCAAATGTTGTCAGTCAGGAGCTTGTTTTATACTGGCAATAG
- the gdhA gene encoding NADP-specific glutamate dehydrogenase, giving the protein MSVINDTIARVKQMDRDQVEFHQAVIEVLETLKPTAERHPELVKAAIYDRIVEPERAMTFRVPWMDDKGNVHVNRGFRVQFNNAIGPFKGGIRFHPSVNMSIIKFLGFEQIFKNALTTLPMGGGKGGADFDPKGKSDAEIMRFCQAFMRELFRHIGPETDVPAGDIGVGGREIGYMYGYYKKIQNTHTGVLTGKGLEYGGSLIRPEATGYGAVYFAAEMLATRGLDFKDKVVAVSGSGNVAQYAIEKATQMGAKVVSACDSNATIIDEKGISHDKCRYIMDLKNNRRGRITEYADEYSCTCYEGENVWEVLKKQGIKVDIALPCATQNELGKEEAESLVKNGCICVTEGANMPSTPDAVKIFQENKLLYGPGKAANAGGVATSGLEMSQNSLKLSWTREEVDQRLLIIMKSIHKSCLDAAGTYGKKGDYVTGANIAGFMKVAKAMLAYGIV; this is encoded by the coding sequence GTGTCAGTTATCAATGATACAATTGCCCGTGTTAAACAGATGGACCGGGATCAGGTAGAATTTCATCAGGCGGTTATAGAGGTTCTTGAGACACTTAAACCCACAGCAGAACGCCATCCGGAGCTTGTAAAGGCAGCTATATATGACAGGATCGTTGAGCCTGAGAGGGCCATGACCTTCAGGGTTCCCTGGATGGATGACAAAGGTAACGTTCACGTGAACAGGGGCTTCAGGGTACAATTCAACAATGCCATAGGGCCGTTCAAGGGAGGTATACGGTTTCATCCCTCGGTTAATATGAGCATTATCAAGTTTTTAGGCTTTGAGCAGATATTTAAAAACGCACTTACCACGCTTCCTATGGGAGGTGGCAAGGGCGGGGCTGATTTTGATCCCAAGGGCAAGTCTGATGCAGAGATCATGCGTTTCTGTCAGGCCTTTATGCGTGAACTTTTCAGGCATATAGGGCCTGAAACCGATGTGCCCGCTGGAGATATCGGTGTTGGCGGCAGGGAAATTGGGTATATGTACGGTTATTACAAAAAGATACAGAATACCCATACAGGGGTTCTTACAGGAAAGGGTCTTGAATACGGAGGAAGCCTTATAAGACCCGAGGCCACAGGTTATGGTGCAGTTTATTTTGCCGCTGAAATGCTTGCAACAAGAGGCCTGGATTTCAAGGACAAGGTTGTTGCAGTAAGCGGCTCAGGGAATGTGGCCCAGTATGCAATAGAAAAAGCTACGCAAATGGGTGCAAAGGTAGTATCCGCATGTGACTCCAATGCAACAATTATAGATGAAAAAGGCATAAGCCATGACAAATGCAGATATATCATGGATCTTAAAAACAACAGGCGCGGAAGAATCACCGAATATGCAGACGAATACAGCTGCACATGCTATGAGGGTGAAAATGTATGGGAGGTATTGAAAAAACAGGGAATAAAGGTGGATATAGCACTCCCCTGCGCCACCCAGAATGAACTCGGGAAAGAAGAGGCCGAATCCCTTGTTAAAAATGGTTGCATATGCGTAACAGAAGGAGCTAATATGCCATCGACACCCGATGCGGTAAAGATATTCCAGGAAAATAAATTGCTCTATGGGCCGGGCAAGGCGGCCAATGCCGGCGGCGTTGCCACATCGGGCCTTGAGATGAGCCAGAACAGCCTGAAGTTATCATGGACAAGGGAAGAGGTGGATCAGAGGTTGCTTATTATCATGAAGAGCATACACAAGTCATGCCTTGATGCGGCTGGGACCTACGGGAAAAAGGGTGATTATGTAACAGGGGCCAATATTGCCGGGTTCATGAAGGTGGCAAAGGCCATGTTGGCCTACGGGATCGTGTAA